The genomic segment TGCTTGTGCAGATTGTAATCTGAAAGATCAGTGACTGCAAAGTCAACATAGGATGGTGCTGTATGACCGGAGGTCAGGAAGAACTACAGAGCAGAGAACTAAGTGGTGGAATTTTATGGTGGAGTTGAAACAGGTTTTGGGCGATCAGGAGTTCTTTCCAGATGTTTGAACAGCTGACGTGATCAGGGTGGCTGTGTGGAAGGTACTTTGTGTGTCATCAGCAACGAGGAAACCAGATAAGGAGACAGACTTGGTGACAGAATGAAGAAGTTCAGGAATGTTTGAAGAGAAATGAAATGTGTAAAAGTGGGACGCTGAGAAGACGGAAAGCAGTGTATGGAGATGGAGCTGAAGGTGGAGGagggaaagaaaaagagaaactgaGCTGGAAGGATGTGCAGCGGGTTATAAGAACTTTGTAGAGCTGATGGAGAAAAATGTTGCCGTGCAACGAGGAAAAGAGGTGACTGTTAATGTGTAGAAGTGGCGACAATCGGTAAGGATGAAGAGTTAACGATAAAAGATGACAAAGAATGAAAAAGCTGTTGGTTATGACGACATACCTTAGGAGGCAGTAGAGTTTGTGACTGGACTCCATAACAATGTCCCGCAGAGGGAGATATGTGAGTGTTCTGGTGCCCATATTTAAGAAGAGAGTTGTAGAAAATggagaggaataaagctgatgagtcaCAATTAAGTTATGGGAAACAGTAGAGGAACTGAGCTCAGAATGAGCATTTGTGAACAACAGTATTGTTACATGTGAAAGAGGAGAACCGTAAATGCAGTATTTTCTTCAAGGATGCTTGTGGAGAAGAACAAACACCAGAAGAAGCCGCATGTGTTGGCAGAGTGCATGAAAGAGGGGAAGAGGTGTGTGCAATCAAGTTGGAACAGGTGGATGGAGAAGTGTAGAAGACcgtggtgagagcagccatgttgttggtttagagaCAAGAGCCAGAGCTGCTgatgttgaagtttttttcGGAGATGAGCATGGATTGGATCAGGAAAGATTCCATCAGATGATCAGATTATGTTGGATGTTTTGGAGATTTATGCAGGGAAGAAGATTAAGATGGTTTGAAAAGTGATCTTGTTTGTAAAAGGAGACCTAGAGAATgagcaaagaggaggttcatagATGTGAAGGAAATGTTAGTAAGGAGGATTCAGACAATTTCAGGTGGAAAAGCTAAGAAGATGGCATCACTAAAATGATGGAGTATTCAGCTAAGAAAGCCACCCACCAATACTTGAATACATAAATATGCAGCTGTTTGGTTTTCAGGGTTCTGTCGCAAACAAGTTCTACGTCCACAACGACATCTTCCGCTATGAGGACGAAGTCTTCGGAGACTCTGAGGCTGAGCTTGATGAAGGTTAATATGCCTTTGCTTactgcttaatttttttctgcttgattTAGCCTTTCTCTCTTCTTGAAATTAATCTTTGTTTacatgcgttttttttttttttttttaatctagaatCAGAGGAGGAAGTTGAGGAGGAGCCAGAGGAGAGACCGCCATCTCCTGAGCCACTTCAGGAAAGCCCTAACAGCTCGACTTACTATGAGTCTCACCCTGTCAGGTATGCAAGATTTGTCATAACTCTCAAGACactgttattaaaataatctatcATTGATTTatggatttgacattttatgaaattgacgcgttcattcatttttgtcccCTTCATCAGCAGCATAGAAGTGATGTTAAaatgcagttgtttttttttttgaggggggggGTCGCTTAAACAGACTCCTTACTTTCACTGCATGACTTGCTGGAGTtaagaaaacataatttaataGAATCATGTGTTTTTCAGGATACACAGCAGTgctgggtgttttttttttttttggagtgagTAAATGGCACTTGAAAATTGGAAGCCGTAAACAtcctgctttacttttttttaatcgttttctcgtgataacgagatccactatctcgttatcacgagaagcaaattttgttttcttgttgtaaCGAGATAATGACTAATATATTGTAGTGTCCTTCTCTCCCTTTCCTATACTGCGACGcagagactttacctgttttaagtctctttattttgtggttaacaacaaaacaacagaagaaagcAGTCcaccaaagtattttttttttttttgtcgttgtTCTATGCTACTCAAAAGCCCAAGTTGCGTCACATGCATAAGCAtactccctttatttccctaaaacctcAGACGAcgggttgattgacagaaccaCGGTCCGACAAGCATCTCCGTGCGATGCATTCACTTATGGAGAGAatatagactcactccgatttgagggtgcataattcttgatttgtgcataacttttgatttgttacttgtttaatatgttttgtgcaaaagtaaaaaaaaatatatataaattttaaaaaaaattacacatgcacaaattagaattacaacggcttgaaactaattaaacacaaaaaccttaaaaaaaataccctcAAATCACCTCTTGCGCACGGAGGAAACCTAAGTTACACACGGATTCCATTGTGAGACTCTTCACGTTTTACTAATTcatccgtgagtgatgcgttcaagtacttgtagaatgctgggtcattagttttcttttcagctgttttataCTTGGATTGTGAATACTATCTtgtgaaatttgaaaatatgaTATGCGTAATAATTAATATagtctaaataagcatttttaaaacacttatccctattaaaaataaatatatctcaAAGAACTGATCGCTTCCTCTCTACAGCCCAGCTCCTGACAGTGCAGACACGGGGGGGGGCTCTGTCCCAAGCCCTGATCACCTGTCGCGGTGATGGCAGGCGGTGCCGGACCCTTCTAAACTCCCACAGATTGCAGGGCCGGTGGTCTGATCAAGGCTCTCTGCCCTGTGGGTGTATAAAAGGTCTGCTGCCGGTCTCCCCGCACCACGTTCGCGGGGGGACTGGACCAGAGAACCCTCAGCCTGTGCCTCTCCCACGCAGCTGCCTGCTCGAAGCTGCCTATAAAGTAGATGTACAGAGTTCTGGTCGGCAAATGCGGCGATTACAGGCAGTACCGGTCGGCTACGATCTGCAGGAGTTTAGAAGGGTCCAGTACCCCTAACTATCCTGTGATTCATGcggatttttaaagatttttgtgtcattagttttaagctgttgtaattttaatttgtgcatgtttaaaatatattttgtatatatttttttaattttttttacttatgcacaaaacattaTGAGTtgcaaatcaagaatatgcacgCACAGATCcgaagttatgcacaaatcctagattacacacacacaaatcaagaacacGGACGCACAAATCCTCAATTATgcataaatcaagaataatTATTGAACAATTATAAATGGATAAGTCCTTTTGGTGTTTGACGGGCATTATTCATCAACCCAGGGTTCTGTCGGTTCTTTCCGAAAACCCAAAACAACAGCATGAATGACAGAACTCtgcctggtgcgttcactgagctccggacatcCACAGCAAAAGAAGCAGTTTATCAAAGAAAATGTCGAACAGCAGAAGAATTGATTCATATATAATTGATTTCAATTATGTCAACATTTcctctgaaaaactgctttgtttttccgtggattgtttaaaaatgaaaaaattattgtttttttttcagaatcagcttttcggtttttgtctttaaatggaCCAGAGCTACAGTAAATGTGTCCTTGAAGTAGACCAGAGGTGTATATTGCTCAGATTTGTTTTGAGTAATTTCCTGAAACGGTGTTGCTCTCAAGGTAACTAGCAGCTAAACTGTTGCTACTTACATGGTTTTAATCTAATGACTAAATGGCTCAGAAACAGGAGAACATCAAAATGTGTAATCCTACTGTTGTATAAAGGGATGTCTTATCTGGACACCAGTTTATCATTTTGATAGAGATGACCATTTTGAGGAGTCGTATTGATGCTTCATTTAAAACTATAAGTTAAGTTGTTGAAAAGTGAACCAACCTTTTGGTCATTTAGTGAAGAAGCAGCTTCAATGCTGATTCAGGTTTTACTTGTAAGGGACGGTCTAAGCTGAAGTGTATGCATCAGCTCTGAAGAAGtgcttctatttttctttttaaagttgtactTTTGTTTGGGTTCTGTAGCAATGGTGTAGAGGAGCCAATGGATGAGCCTTCTCCAGAACCGGAACCAGAGCCTGAACCCGAGCCTAAAGCAGAGGAGATGAAGCCTGAGGTAGATGAGAAGCTGATGGAGGAAATGGAGGAGAAGGCACCTTCACCAGCACCTGTGGAGTCTCCACAAAACACCCAAGAGCCTCCCAAGGTGAGTTCACGTACCTTTGAACctttacttttttcacttaTCAAATGTCACTCAACCAGAAATACAGCAGACTCTCCGCGTGGCACTTTATAAAAACGTTGATTAGATTAAACCACTTCCTTTAAAAGGTTATAAAGTGGTCAACAATAATCCTTGTTTTTAACTGctttgctattttttgttttaatcagaatGTTGctggatattaaaaaaaagaagacatttgaTTGAATTTTTCTTCTAAGAAACAAATATGTTAATGTCcctcttattttctgtttgaaatgtgNNNNNNNNNNNNNNNNNNNNNNNNNNNNNNNNNNNNNNNNNNNNNNNNNNNNNNNNNNNNNNNNNNNNNNNNNNNNNNNNNNNNNNNNNNNNNNNNNNNNNNNNNNNNNNNNNNNNNNNNNNNNNNNNNNNNNNNNNNNNNNNNNNNNNNNNNNNNNNNNNNNNNNNNNNNNNNNNNNNNNNNNNNNNNNNNNNNNNNNNNNNNNNNNNNNNNNNNNNNNNNNNNNNNNNNNNNNNNNNNNNNNNNNNNNNNNNNNNNNNNNNNNNNNNNNNNNNNNNNNNNNNNNNNNNNNNNNNNNNNNNNNNNNNNNNNNNNNNNNNNNNNNNNNNNNNNNNNNNNNNNNNNNNNNNNNNNNNNNNNNNNNNNNNNNNNNNNNNNNNNNNNNNNNNNNNNNNNNNNNNNNNNNNNNNNNNNNNNNNNNNNNNNNNNNNNNNNNNNNNNNNNNNNNNNNNNNNNNNNNNNNNNNNNNNNNNNNNNNNNNNNNNNNNNNNNNNNNNNNNNNNNNNNNNNNNNNNNNNNNNNNNNNNNNNNNNNNNNNNNNNNNNNNNNNNNNNNNNNNNNNNNNNNNNNNNNNNNNNNNNNNNNNNNNNNNNNNNNNNNNNNNNNNNNNNTAAATGTCCCTCTTATTTTCTGTTGACATGTGCCATACACTTCAGATGTTTGCATCATTTTTGATCTCTGAGGTCTAGTTGAGCGTTGTCATCAGTGTAGCTGTAATAATGCAATACTGCATTCCTCACAGCCTTTCTCCTGGGCTTTGGTGACGAGTAAAAACCTGCCTCCTACGGGCACAGTCACTTCCTCTGGAATATCACCCCATGTTGTTAAAGCTCCAAGCTCACAGGTAAAATTCATTAGtcataacatttgttttgaagtgAGAGATGTTTCtgcaatttaagtttttattcaaaCGTGCATTAAAGTGGATTCATGATCAAGATCAGCTCTTTAGTGATGCTTTGAGAATAGAGGTTGTCTCCTAATTTATAAAGATTTCAGTTTTGCATTAGGTGACAATGTTTCATTTGGTGTGGAATAATCTGGTTAATAAAGTGaatttgtaatggaaacacagacctgtagtgtttgttttagtgattttgaTTTGTGGCATAAATCTAAAGTtcttttggggggaaaaaagtaaagtgtggggcaaattaatcaatttttttctctaattccATTTTGGAGTGTTTGTACTatcctgacaaaaaaacaacttctgttAAAATCCCAAAGCTAATGTCAGTTTCTGATCAGGgaggcaactttaaaaaaaaaaaccctaaatatgGAAAAttaatctgaaagaaaaatatgccCAAATTATATctgtgatatttatttatttaaatttatgtcgatgtgttttaactttttatttctcctATTTTACAGCCGAGGGTTGAAGCCAAGTCTGAGACCCAAGCCGCACCTCTCCGGCCCAGAGACCAGCGCACACGGGACAGACCCACCTTCACCCAGCGCGGCCCCAGACCTGGTAACTTCATCCTCTCCCAGATAAAAggcctcctcttcttccttgGATTTACTCTCACTTTCTGCATGTTTATGTCACTGGTAGATGGTGTTGCATCTTTGGAGTCACAAACGGGGAAACCACACTTGAGTTTTGTTAACAAAGGTATACTTCATGGTTTAGATCACCtctttctgttttaattaaatatttggttGTTGTGTTAATTCCTCTGCTAAACATGAGTGGAACCGTTCAATCTGCAGGTGGCAGAGGAGACTCCGACTCGGGTGACGTGGACAGCCGGCGTATCGTTCGGTACCCCGACAGCCACCAGCTTTTTGTGGGCAACCTTCCACATGACATTGACGAAAACGAACTCAAGGAGTTCTTCAAGAGTACGTCCCTGCTCTTTTGGGTCTATGGCCAAACTTCGTCTGCAccttttgaatcattttttttattttttttctcctcgtGTTGCAGCTTATGGAAATGTGGTAGAGCTGCGGATCAACACCAAAGGAGTCGGCGGAAAGTTGccaaactttggatttgtggtGTTTGACGACTCAGACCCCGTGCAGAAAATCCTGGGGGCCAAGGTAGAAGGGGCATGTATCAACATTTCATTCtccaatttcatttattttcttccagTGGTTTGGTGacacatcttttattttatatttttccccNNNNNNNNNNNNNNNNNNNNNNNNNNNNNNNNNNNNNNNNNNNNNNNNNNNNNNNNNNNNNNNNNNNNNNNNNNNNNNNNNNNNNNNNNNNNNNNNNNNNNNNNNNNNNNNNNNNNNNNNNNNNNNNTGGTTTGGTGacacatcttttattttatatcccCCCCCCCATTGTCTTCTTACCACCCATCATCCTACAATTTTCTAATCATTTATCGAATTGGGAAAATTGTTAATGCAGTAggaatttctgtgttttaacatttctgtcCCCCCCCCTCAGCCCATCATGTTCCGAGGCGAGGTGCGCCTGAACGTAGAGGAGAAGAAGACGAGGGCGGTGCGCGAGAGGGAGACCCGCGGTGGCGACGACCGGCGAGACATGAGGCGCAACGATCGGGGTCCGGGGGGTTCGCGCGGCATTGCCGGAGGAAGCGGGATGATGCGCGATCGAGACGGACGGGGACCCCCGCCTCGAGGCGGCATGGCGCCCAAACCCGGCATGGGCTCCGGCAGAAGCTCCAGCGGCCAGGGAGAGAGTCGCTTCACGCCACAGCGCCGCTGAGGAAAGCGTTGCTTCACGTGTGGATATATTACTGTTCTTCATCTTCAACTGTTCTCGTCAACAAAAATCTTCACatatgaaatatatatttgtttttgttctttttttttctatttgctttGGAATGTGACACAGTCTGTCAGCTATTTGTGAAATAGACAAACcaaaataagcaaacaaaaaaatgtcgcTTATTTGTTGTGAGCTGAGCATCCTTTTACGGTATCTCAAGAATTCActaactttaattttgaaagcgTGGGGAACCCAACCAAGGAATAATCTGCCACATTAGGAAGGACGGATGAGACGATGAAGCCCATCATTCTGAAAAGAGATTATATGCCTTGAATTTAATGAGGCGTTgcttcaaaaaacaacaaaaaaaaacccaattgcACATTTTCTATCCTAAGTTTCTGCCAGTTACTGACGAAGAAGCGCGAGATGAAAAATATGTGCATTTCCAGTGGAAAAACTTGCCTTTTACATTTCCCTTTTGAAAGACCACTGCttcaaaaattgcaaaatgcacTCATCAATATGCACTAATGGGTACTTTTTGTCACAATAAATTGATGCTCGGAGCGCAGCTGGAGAGATGAGCTGTGCGGGACAGGCCAGACCGCTGTGACCAATGTACTTCTCACACTTGACCCAAAAACCATTCCTCAGTTACTTACGGACGGACAAGATGGCAAGAAAGTCTTCATCTCTAAATAGGTTGGACTGTTGAAATGACGGGATGAACAGTAGGcggttatcttttttttctccctttttttttattttttttaattcagtttattttaatttcctgcCAGCTTGACTGCAAATGGGGATGATTGAAACCTCCCACCGTCTTCTCTCCCTTCCTGTCTTGAGCGAGGAGTAACCGAATAAATGTACAGCAAAAATCGGACgactgtactttttttgttttgctttcctgTTTACTTTCATTTCTGACTTGATAAAAGCATGATGGTGCcttctgtttcactttttccagtATTACTGAAGCGTGAAGCAGTCTGGGGCTCACTGCCTCCTTCGTACACAGAGCTGCTTATATTGAACTATATTCTGCTGggaacagatttaaaaaaaaaagaaaatctttaaaaaaataacccagcatcataagattttttcttttgtttatttttcaggtGCAAAGTTCATATTTCCATACTGTTTTACTACCCAAAATGATCTGCTGTGAGTTTTGTACATTTCTTGTAATTGTATGTTTGATGTTTTGTAGAAACAGTGGGTGCCTCAAGTTCTGTTTGTTAAATAATTCATTCAAAGTTGCAATTGAAGAACTTCTTTACCCCCTGTAAGAGAGAAAAACAGGCACATTTGAAAGATGATATTCTTGCTCCTTGGTTTAAGCAGTGTGGCTACCGTTTCATTAAACTGGGGTTCTAGACAGCT from the Oryzias melastigma strain HK-1 linkage group LG1, ASM292280v2, whole genome shotgun sequence genome contains:
- the g3bp2 gene encoding ras GTPase-activating protein-binding protein 2 isoform X3, translating into MVMEKPSPLLVGREFVRQYYTLLNKAPDFLHRFYGRNSSYVHGGLDPSGKLAEAVYGQAEIHKKVMSLQFSECHTKIRHVDAHATLSDGVVVQVLGELSNNGQPMRKFMQTFVLAPEGSVANKFYVHNDIFRYEDEVFGDSEAELDEESEEEVEEEPEERPPSPEPLQESPNSSTYYESHPVSNGVEEPMDEPSPEPEPEPEPEPKAEEMKPEVDEKLMEEMEEKAPSPAPVESPQNTQEPPKPFSWALVTSKNLPPTGTVTSSGISPHVVKAPSSQPRVEAKSETQAAPLRPRDQRTRDRPTFTQRGPRPGGRGDSDSGDVDSRRIVRYPDSHQLFVGNLPHDIDENELKEFFKTYGNVVELRINTKGVGGKLPNFGFVVFDDSDPVQKILGAKVEGPIMFRGEVRLNVEEKKTRAVRERETRGGDDRRDMRRNDRGPGGSRGIAGGSGMMRDRDGRGPPPRGGMAPKPGMGSGRSSSGQGESRFTPQRR
- the g3bp2 gene encoding ras GTPase-activating protein-binding protein 2 isoform X1, whose protein sequence is MVMEKPSPLLVGREFVRQYYTLLNKAPDFLHRFYGRNSSYVHGGLDPSGKLAEAVYGQAEIHKKVMSLQFSECHTKIRHVDAHATLSDGVVVQVLGELSNNGQPMRKFMQTFVLAPEGSVANKFYVHNDIFRYEDEVFGDSEAELDEESEEEVEEEPEERPPSPEPLQESPNSSTYYESHPVSNGVEEPMDEPSPEPEPEPEPEPKAEEMKPEVDEKLMEEMEEKAPSPAPVESPQNTQEPPKPFSWALVTSKNLPPTGTVTSSGISPHVVKAPSSQPRVEAKSETQAAPLRPRDQRTRDRPTFTQRGPRPDGVASLESQTGKPHLSFVNKGGRGDSDSGDVDSRRIVRYPDSHQLFVGNLPHDIDENELKEFFKTYGNVVELRINTKGVGGKLPNFGFVVFDDSDPVQKILGAKVEGPIMFRGEVRLNVEEKKTRAVRERETRGGDDRRDMRRNDRGPGGSRGIAGGSGMMRDRDGRGPPPRGGMAPKPGMGSGRSSSGQGESRFTPQRR
- the g3bp2 gene encoding ras GTPase-activating protein-binding protein 2 isoform X6 — its product is MVMEKPSPLLVGREFVRQYYTLLNKAPDFLHRFYGRNSSYVHGGLDPSGKLAEAVYGQAEIHKKVMSLQFSECHTKIRHVDAHATLSDGVVVQVLGELSNNGQPMRKFMQTFVLAPEGSVANKFYVHNDIFRYEDEVFGDSEAELDEESEEEVEEEPEERPPSPEPLQESPNSSTYYESHPVSNGVEEPMDEPSPEPEPEPEPEPKAEEMKPEVDEKLMEEMEEKAPSPAPVESPQNTQEPPKPRVEAKSETQAAPLRPRDQRTRDRPTFTQRGPRPGGRGDSDSGDVDSRRIVRYPDSHQLFVGNLPHDIDENELKEFFKTYGNVVELRINTKGVGGKLPNFGFVVFDDSDPVQKILGAKPIMFRGEVRLNVEEKKTRAVRERETRGGDDRRDMRRNDRGPGGSRGIAGGSGMMRDRDGRGPPPRGGMAPKPGMGSGRSSSGQGESRFTPQRR
- the g3bp2 gene encoding ras GTPase-activating protein-binding protein 2 isoform X2, encoding MVMEKPSPLLVGREFVRQYYTLLNKAPDFLHRFYGRNSSYVHGGLDPSGKLAEAVYGQAEIHKKVMSLQFSECHTKIRHVDAHATLSDGVVVQVLGELSNNGQPMRKFMQTFVLAPEGSVANKFYVHNDIFRYEDEVFGDSEAELDEESEEEVEEEPEERPPSPEPLQESPNSSTYYESHPVSNGVEEPMDEPSPEPEPEPEPEPKAEEMKPEVDEKLMEEMEEKAPSPAPVESPQNTQEPPKPFSWALVTSKNLPPTGTVTSSGISPHVVKAPSSQPRVEAKSETQAAPLRPRDQRTRDRPTFTQRGPRPDGVASLESQTGKPHLSFVNKGGRGDSDSGDVDSRRIVRYPDSHQLFVGNLPHDIDENELKEFFKTYGNVVELRINTKGVGGKLPNFGFVVFDDSDPVQKILGAKPIMFRGEVRLNVEEKKTRAVRERETRGGDDRRDMRRNDRGPGGSRGIAGGSGMMRDRDGRGPPPRGGMAPKPGMGSGRSSSGQGESRFTPQRR
- the g3bp2 gene encoding ras GTPase-activating protein-binding protein 2 isoform X4, encoding MVMEKPSPLLVGREFVRQYYTLLNKAPDFLHRFYGRNSSYVHGGLDPSGKLAEAVYGQAEIHKKVMSLQFSECHTKIRHVDAHATLSDGVVVQVLGELSNNGQPMRKFMQTFVLAPEGSVANKFYVHNDIFRYEDEVFGDSEAELDEESEEEVEEEPEERPPSPEPLQESPNSSTYYESHPVSNGVEEPMDEPSPEPEPEPEPEPKAEEMKPEVDEKLMEEMEEKAPSPAPVESPQNTQEPPKPFSWALVTSKNLPPTGTVTSSGISPHVVKAPSSQPRVEAKSETQAAPLRPRDQRTRDRPTFTQRGPRPGGRGDSDSGDVDSRRIVRYPDSHQLFVGNLPHDIDENELKEFFKTYGNVVELRINTKGVGGKLPNFGFVVFDDSDPVQKILGAKPIMFRGEVRLNVEEKKTRAVRERETRGGDDRRDMRRNDRGPGGSRGIAGGSGMMRDRDGRGPPPRGGMAPKPGMGSGRSSSGQGESRFTPQRR
- the g3bp2 gene encoding ras GTPase-activating protein-binding protein 2 isoform X5, which gives rise to MVMEKPSPLLVGREFVRQYYTLLNKAPDFLHRFYGRNSSYVHGGLDPSGKLAEAVYGQAEIHKKVMSLQFSECHTKIRHVDAHATLSDGVVVQVLGELSNNGQPMRKFMQTFVLAPEGSVANKFYVHNDIFRYEDEVFGDSEAELDEESEEEVEEEPEERPPSPEPLQESPNSSTYYESHPVSNGVEEPMDEPSPEPEPEPEPEPKAEEMKPEVDEKLMEEMEEKAPSPAPVESPQNTQEPPKPRVEAKSETQAAPLRPRDQRTRDRPTFTQRGPRPDGVASLESQTGKPHLSFVNKGGRGDSDSGDVDSRRIVRYPDSHQLFVGNLPHDIDENELKEFFKTYGNVVELRINTKGVGGKLPNFGFVVFDDSDPVQKILGAKVEGPIMFRGEVRLNVEEKKTRAVRERETRGGDDRRDMRRNDRGPGGSRGIAGGSGMMRDRDGRGPPPRGGMAPKPGMGSGRSSSGQGESRFTPQRR